A DNA window from Massilia putida contains the following coding sequences:
- a CDS encoding O-antigen ligase family protein, whose product MNSNPTNTREPMRVWIGTLAFLLPFSSLVTSFGVNLASFLFLVSALILLKPSRDALVRHWPEVRWVVLAFLLHFLFVLACALLRGDKMNVVEKPVRTLLSVTVLAAVVASRAPRRALWWGASAGAVAALPFIAWQRFVLHIDRPGGFINSITFGDLAMLLALLALAGAIDMRDRPRDALLAGVGALAGLAASVLTGTRGGWAALVLAALVLGRHVGRIDSRRGRALLAVGVAVLAAAWFTPVLGVQERFAEGVHDARIWYEGGTVWTNVGTRLELWKGAVMLIREHPLFGMDFEACRARLAEYAQAGRLDPMVLELPHLHNDGLQVLATGGVIGFMIWAATLAAPLRFFLRRLGRESEQDARAPQFAVALAGALVVLGYVGFGLTEVIFWSMKGSLFYALMVFLLMGFCLNAKEKIG is encoded by the coding sequence ATGAACAGTAATCCGACGAATACGAGGGAGCCGATGCGGGTCTGGATCGGCACCCTGGCCTTCCTGTTACCCTTTTCGAGCCTCGTCACCTCGTTCGGCGTGAATCTTGCCAGTTTTCTTTTCCTGGTCAGCGCTTTGATTTTGCTCAAGCCGAGCCGTGATGCGCTCGTGCGCCACTGGCCGGAGGTGCGCTGGGTCGTGCTAGCCTTCCTGCTGCATTTTCTGTTCGTGCTCGCCTGCGCGCTGCTGCGCGGCGACAAGATGAATGTGGTGGAAAAGCCTGTGCGCACCTTGTTGTCCGTGACCGTGCTGGCCGCCGTGGTGGCCAGCCGCGCGCCGCGCCGGGCGCTGTGGTGGGGCGCGAGTGCCGGCGCGGTGGCGGCGCTGCCGTTCATCGCCTGGCAGCGCTTCGTGCTGCACATCGACCGGCCGGGCGGATTCATCAATTCGATCACGTTCGGCGACCTCGCCATGCTGCTCGCGCTGCTGGCGCTGGCCGGCGCGATCGACATGCGCGACCGTCCGCGCGACGCGCTGCTGGCCGGCGTCGGCGCGCTGGCGGGCCTCGCCGCCTCTGTGCTGACCGGCACCCGCGGCGGCTGGGCGGCGCTGGTGCTGGCGGCGCTCGTGCTGGGACGCCATGTGGGCCGGATCGACAGCCGCCGCGGGCGCGCCCTGCTGGCGGTGGGCGTGGCCGTGCTGGCGGCGGCGTGGTTCACGCCGGTGCTCGGCGTGCAAGAGCGCTTCGCCGAAGGCGTCCACGACGCCCGCATCTGGTACGAGGGCGGCACGGTGTGGACCAATGTCGGCACCCGGCTGGAATTGTGGAAGGGCGCCGTCATGCTGATCCGCGAACACCCGCTGTTCGGCATGGATTTCGAGGCCTGCCGCGCCCGCCTGGCCGAGTATGCGCAGGCCGGCCGGCTCGATCCGATGGTGCTCGAGCTGCCGCACCTGCATAATGATGGGCTGCAGGTGCTGGCGACGGGCGGTGTGATCGGTTTCATGATCTGGGCCGCCACCCTGGCCGCGCCCCTGCGGTTTTTCCTGCGCCGGCTGGGGCGGGAATCGGAACAGGATGCGCGCGCGCCGCAGTTCGCGGTCGCGCTGGCCGGGGCGCTCGTGGTGCTCGGCTATGTCGGCTTCGGCCTGACGGAAGTGATTTTCTGGTCTATGAAGGGCAGTCTGTTCTATGCGCTCATGGTGTTCCTGCTCATGGGCTTCTGCCTGAATGCGAAAGAAAAAATTGGATAA
- a CDS encoding glycosyltransferase family 2 protein — protein sequence MTRAQTISVVITTYNRPDALEAVVRACFMQNDKNFEIIIADDGSTANTRACVERLQAASPVLLRHVWQPDEGFRAAMARNRGTLAATGEYIVFLDGDCIPQRDFIARHRALSRPGYLVSGSRILLSEALTRRVLEENIDLTATSPLTRLGWRLRGDLNKTLQPLGLRWPDVGRTSRKFSWRRIKSCNLAVWRSDLERVNGFDESFTGWGHEDSDLVVRLFHAGVLRKDGAFATEVFHLWHREAQRDQETSNRNLVLERAAAKVTQATIGLREHARPAT from the coding sequence ATGACGCGCGCACAGACAATCTCGGTCGTGATCACCACCTATAACCGGCCAGACGCGCTGGAAGCGGTGGTGCGGGCATGTTTTATGCAGAACGACAAGAATTTCGAAATCATTATCGCTGATGATGGCTCGACTGCCAACACACGTGCCTGCGTGGAGAGGCTGCAAGCGGCGTCACCGGTGCTTCTGCGCCACGTCTGGCAACCCGACGAAGGTTTTCGCGCCGCCATGGCACGCAATCGCGGCACCCTGGCCGCGACCGGCGAATACATCGTCTTCCTGGACGGCGACTGCATCCCGCAGCGCGATTTCATCGCCCGCCACCGCGCATTGTCGCGGCCCGGCTACCTCGTGTCGGGCAGCCGCATTCTGTTGTCGGAGGCGCTGACGCGCCGGGTTTTGGAAGAGAACATCGATCTGACCGCCACGTCCCCGCTCACGCGCCTGGGGTGGCGGTTGCGCGGCGACCTGAACAAGACCTTGCAGCCGCTGGGGTTGCGCTGGCCCGACGTGGGGCGCACGTCGCGCAAGTTTTCCTGGCGCCGCATCAAGAGCTGCAACCTGGCCGTGTGGCGCAGCGATCTTGAACGCGTGAACGGCTTCGACGAGAGTTTCACGGGCTGGGGCCACGAGGATTCCGACCTCGTCGTGCGCCTGTTCCATGCGGGGGTGCTGCGCAAGGACGGCGCCTTTGCCACGGAGGTGTTCCACTTGTGGCACCGGGAGGCACAGCGCGACCAGGAGACGAGCAACCGCAACCTCGTCCTGGAACGCGCTGCCGCCAAGGTTACGCAGGCAACGATCGGGTTGCGCGAGCACGCAAGACCGGCGACGTAA
- a CDS encoding methyl-accepting chemotaxis protein → MKLTFRQKLFLPLFLSWICLLAVFTVNAMQSRALRLEERQIQLSNAGDIAASIAKDYAALAAAGTLPLDEAKKQALARIRALRFGASGYLVVYDDKTVLMHPIKQELVGTAIDQTVDPEGHKPYMEGIAATRAGGGFVQYLWAKPGSQKPEPKLTYIAAYQPWGWYLMTGLYIDDLDRAFRAQLAGAAVWLAVIGALLTALVWFVVRSVERSIGGDPEDAVAVAQRIAAGDLGMSVAVRAGDDASLMAAMKRMRDALAGIVGDVRAGTDLIATASREIASGNLDLSSRTEEQASSLEETAASMEELTSTVKHSAENAREASRLADSAAEVAGRGGEVVARVVDTMASINDSSSKIVDIISVIDGIAFQTNILALNAAVEAARAGEQGRGFAVVAGEVRTLAQRSAAAAKEIKALIGDSVARVDSGAKLVAEAGATMQEIVASVNKVSTMIGAISSATREQGEGIEHINQAITQMDQVTQQNASLVEEAAAASEAMQEQAAKLAQVVSVFRIEAPAPAPAPARAPVTSPVLRARATRSLPA, encoded by the coding sequence ATGAAACTTACATTCCGCCAAAAACTTTTCCTTCCCCTTTTCCTCAGTTGGATCTGCCTGCTGGCCGTGTTCACCGTGAACGCCATGCAGAGCCGCGCACTGCGCCTCGAAGAGCGCCAGATCCAGTTGTCGAACGCCGGCGACATCGCCGCATCGATCGCCAAGGACTACGCGGCCCTCGCCGCCGCCGGCACGCTGCCGCTCGACGAGGCCAAGAAGCAGGCGCTCGCGCGCATCCGCGCGCTGCGTTTCGGCGCGAGCGGCTACCTCGTCGTCTACGACGACAAGACCGTGCTGATGCACCCGATCAAGCAGGAACTGGTCGGCACCGCGATCGACCAGACCGTCGATCCGGAAGGCCACAAGCCTTACATGGAAGGCATCGCCGCCACCCGGGCCGGCGGCGGCTTCGTCCAGTATCTGTGGGCGAAGCCGGGGTCGCAGAAGCCGGAGCCCAAGCTGACCTATATCGCGGCCTATCAACCGTGGGGCTGGTATTTGATGACGGGCCTGTACATCGACGACCTGGACCGCGCCTTCCGTGCCCAGCTGGCCGGCGCCGCCGTCTGGCTGGCCGTGATCGGCGCGCTGCTCACGGCCCTGGTCTGGTTCGTCGTGCGCAGCGTGGAACGCTCGATCGGCGGAGATCCGGAGGATGCGGTCGCGGTGGCGCAGCGCATCGCCGCCGGCGACCTCGGCATGAGCGTCGCCGTGCGTGCCGGCGATGACGCCAGCCTGATGGCCGCCATGAAACGCATGCGCGACGCGCTGGCCGGCATCGTGGGCGACGTGCGTGCGGGGACGGACCTGATCGCCACCGCGTCGCGCGAGATCGCCAGCGGCAACCTCGACCTGTCGAGCCGCACGGAAGAGCAGGCCAGCTCGCTCGAAGAGACGGCCGCGTCGATGGAAGAACTGACGTCGACCGTGAAGCACAGCGCCGAGAACGCGCGCGAAGCGAGCCGGCTGGCCGATTCGGCCGCCGAGGTGGCGGGCCGCGGCGGCGAGGTCGTGGCGCGGGTCGTCGACACGATGGCATCGATCAATGATTCGTCGAGCAAGATCGTCGACATCATCAGCGTCATCGACGGCATCGCCTTCCAGACGAATATCCTGGCGCTGAACGCGGCGGTCGAAGCGGCGCGCGCGGGCGAGCAGGGCAGGGGGTTTGCCGTGGTGGCGGGCGAAGTGCGCACGCTGGCGCAGCGTTCCGCCGCGGCGGCCAAGGAAATCAAGGCGCTGATCGGCGATTCCGTCGCGCGCGTGGACAGCGGCGCGAAGCTGGTGGCGGAAGCCGGCGCCACGATGCAGGAGATCGTGGCCAGCGTGAACAAGGTCAGCACGATGATCGGCGCGATCAGCAGCGCCACCCGGGAACAGGGCGAGGGCATCGAGCACATCAACCAGGCCATCACCCAGATGGACCAGGTGACGCAGCAGAACGCGTCGCTGGTCGAGGAAGCGGCGGCCGCGTCGGAAGCGATGCAGGAGCAGGCGGCGAAGCTGGCGCAGGTCGTCAGCGTGTTCCGGATCGAGGCCCCGGCCCCGGCTCCGGCTCCGGCCCGCGCGCCCGTTACGTCGCCGGTCTTGCGTGCTCGCGCAACCCGATCGTTGCCTGCGTAA